A window of the Hordeum vulgare subsp. vulgare chromosome 5H, MorexV3_pseudomolecules_assembly, whole genome shotgun sequence genome harbors these coding sequences:
- the LOC123453141 gene encoding transmembrane protein 184A-like: protein MDWAAVAYTAAALLCAAAATVITVGHIYRHLLHYAEPIFQRFIVRIIFMVPVYAVMSFISLILPDNAIYFTSIREIYDAWVIYNFFSLCLAWVGGPGAVVVSLNGRTLKPSWFLMTCCFPAIPLDGRFIRRCKQGCLQFVILKPILVVITFILYAKGKYEDGNFSVNQSYLYITIIYTISYSMALYALALFYAACRDLLRPYNPVPKFIIIKSVVFLTYWQGVLVFLAAKSRFIKNAEKAADLQNYVLCVEMLIAAIGHLFAFPYKEYAGANARPSGGFRGSLLHALKFNDFYHDTVHQFAPTYNEYVLYNHNEGESAPTKFPSGSAVPTVRDVELAGITVVASNSPVTSSVSSNQVDQDESMTTPIRNKVDPPGGMYDLTDLLDVDLSSYPAKVPAISDVRKQ, encoded by the exons ATGGATTGGGCGGCGGTGGCGTACACGGCGGCCGCGCTGCTCTGCGCCGCGGCGGCCACCGTCATCACGGTCGGCCACATCTACCGCCACCTGCTCCACTACGCCGAGCCCATCTTCCAGCGCTTCATCGTCCGCATCATATTCATGGTCCCG GTCTATGCAGTGATGTCATTTATTTCCCTTATCCTACCAGACAATGCAATATATTTTACCTCTATCCGAGAAAT CTATGATGCTTGGGTCATTTACAATTTCTTTTCACTCTGCTTGGCATGGGTGGGAGGACCTGGTGCTGTGGTGGTGAGTTTGAATGGCCGAACCCTGAAACCATCGTGGTTTCTGATGACTTGCTGTTTCCCAGCTATTCCTCTAGATGG GCGTTTTATACGGAGATGCAAACAAGGCTGTTTGCAGTTTGTTATTCTTAAGCCTATCTTGGTGGTTATTACCTTCATACTTTATGCTAAAGGAAAATATGAAGATGGAAACTTCAGTGTCAACCAATCCTATTTATACATCACTATTATTTACACAATCTCATACTCGATGGCGTTATATGCTCTTGCATTGTTCTATGCGGCATGCAGAGATCTACTTCGGCCATATAATCCTGTCCCAAAGTTCATTATAATCAAATCAGTCGTGTTTCTCACATACTGGCAG GGTGTCCTGGTTTTCCTTGCTGCCAAGTCTCGATTTATCAAGAATGCTGAAAAGGCTGCCGATCTCCAGAACTATGTATTGTGCGTTGAGATGCTCATAGCAGCCATTGGGCACCTGTTTGCCTTTCCCTACAAGGAGTATGCAGGTGCAAATGCTCGCCCTTCTGGTGGATTCAGGGGAAGCCTTCTTCATGCTTTAAAATTCAATGATTTCTATCACGACACCGTTCACCAG TTCGCTCCTACCTATAACGAATATGTGCTGTACAACCACAATGAGGGGGAGAGTGCACCGACAAAGTTCCCTTCAGGGAGCGCCGTGCCAACTGTCCGGGATGTGGAGTTGGCTGGCATCACCGTGGTGGCCTCAAACAGTCCAGTGACCTCAAGCGTATCATCCAACCAGGTAGACCAGGACGAGTCGATGACCACTCCGATCAGGAACAAAGTCGACCCACCTGGAGGAATGTACGACCTCACGGACCTGCTCGACGTGGACTTGTCTAGCTACCCTGCCAAGGTTCCTGCGATCTCTGATGTAAGAAAACAATGA
- the LOC123453144 gene encoding uncharacterized protein LOC123453144 translates to MGSAAADGEKPSGHLAQPLLGQPQPQPPHPYYAYPAAGYGYAPAPPPPPPTLVLLPPYPIFVRLRRLRPRRIPCIPRFSARTLPLLLALALLAGLVFLLYPSAPAARVADIRLDRFRVNPPPFPALDFNLALGLRVRNPGFLLPLRYRAVSAAVSYRGRLLGSGTARPGSGELAARGVTYASSEVWVDAGRVLDDVIELIGDIAAGSVPLEIVTEVVGAIRLFHFNIPVKGLMSCSVNVSPDTQSIISQDCY, encoded by the exons ATGGGATCCGCGGCGGCGGACGGCGAGAAGCCCTCGGGCCACCTCGCCCAACCCCTCCTCGGGCAGCCCCAGCCCCAGCCCCCGCACCCGTACTACGCCTACCCCGCCGCCGGCTACGGCTACGCCCCGGCTCCACCTCCGCCTCCCCCGACGCTCGTCCTCCTCCCCCCGTACCCAATCTTCGTCCGCCTCCGCCGCCTCCGCCCGCGGCGCATCCCCTGCATCCCGCGCTTCTCCGCCCGCACGCTCCCGCTCCTCCTCGCCCTCGCGCTCCTCGCCGGCCTCGTTTTCCTCCTCTACCCGTCCGCCCCCGCCGCCCGCGTCGCCGACATCCGCCTCGACCGCTTCCGCGTCAACCCGCCGCCTTTCCCCGCGCTGGACTTCAACCTCGCGCTCGGCCTCCGCGTCCGCAACCCcggcttcctcctccctctccgctATCGCGCCGTCTCCGCTGCCGTCTCCTACCGCGGCCGCCTGCTCGGCTCCGGCACTGCGCGCCCCGGATCCGGCGAGCTCGCGGCGAGAGGGGTCACGTATGCCTCCTCTGAGGTGTGGGTGGACGCCGGCAGGGTACTGGACGACGTCATCGAGCTGATTGGGGACATCGCCGCTGGGTCTGTGCCGCTGGAGATAGTGACCGAGGTGGTCGGCGCGATCAGGCTGTTCCATTTCAACATTCCCGTGAAG GGCCTGATGTCCTGCTCGGTGAATGTCAGCCCAGACACCCAGAGTATCATAAGTCAGGATTGTTACTAA
- the LOC123453143 gene encoding high-affinity nitrate transporter-activating protein 2.1-like, whose amino-acid sequence MAAPASAHGQRSRTNCLHYIYTLNPSVLLHRSLPAPSIKPSLTEQQLRARARPSSTTAMARSDLVMALLVAVLAAGCCASAGAVAYLSKLPVTLDVTASPTPGQVLHAGEDVITVTWALNATRPAGDDAAYKSVKVSLCYAPASQKEREWRKTHDDLKKDKTCQFKVTQQPYAAGGAGGRVEYRVALDIPTAAYYVRAYALDASGTQVAYGQTAPATAFDVVSITGVTTSIKVAAGVFSTFSVVSLAFFFFIEKRKKNN is encoded by the exons ATGGCAGCTCCAGCTTCCGCTCATGGTCAACGATCTCGAACGAACTGCCTACACTACATATACACGCTAAACCCGTCCGTACTCCTCCATCGATCTCTCCCAGCCCCATCCATCAAACCTTCTCTGACCGAGCAGCAGCTGCGAGCTCGAGCCCGCCCAAGTTCGACGACGGCGATGGCACGGTCGGACCTGGTCATGGCGTTGCTGGTGGCCGTCCTCGCAGCCGGCTGCTGCGCGTCGGCCGGCGCCGTGGCGTACCTCTCCAAGCTGCCCGTGACCCTCGACGTCACCGCCTCCCCCACTCCTGGCCAAG TTCTCCACGCCGGCGAGGACGTGATCACGGTGACGTGGGCCCTGAACGCGACCCGGCCGGCCGGCGACGATGCCGCCTACAAGAGCGTGAAGGTCAGCCTCTGCTACGCGCCGGCGAGCCAGAAGGAGCGCGAGTGGCGCAAGACCCACGACGACCTCAAGAAGGACAAGACCTGCCAGTTCAAGGTCACCCAGCAGCCCTACGCcgccggcggcgccggcggcagGGTCGAGTACCGCGTCGCCCTCGACATCCCCACCGCCGCCTACTACGTGCGCGCCTACGCGCTCGACGCCTCCGGCACGCAGGTGGCCTACGGCCAGACCGCGCCCGCCACCGCCTTCGACGTCGTCAGCATCACGGGCGTCACCACCTCCATCAAGGTCGCCGCCGGCGTCTTCTCCACCTTCTCCGTCGTCTccctcgccttcttcttcttcatcgagaaGCGCAAGAAGAATAACTAA